GGCTTGTAACGCGGGTTCTTCTCCTGCTTCTGGGCAATGTCCTTGTTGAGACGCTCGCGGATGGTCTGCGCCACGGCCTTGCCGTCGATCTTGGAGGCCGTCATGCTGGCGGGTGATGTGTTGGAGAAGGAACGGACGCCAGCGACGGGCGAGGCGTGGTGAGTGTATAGCAGGCCGGACCGACGGATTGCAGGGTTGGAGGGTGGTGGAGTGCGTGGTAGTGGATGGGCTGCGCGAGCAAATCTCGGAAGATGTGATGATTGAGTGCCCCTCGCCCTCGCCAAAACTGCCCGCTCCACGCCGATCGGCCTCTTTGTGCAGAGCTTGAGCTGCTGCTGCGTCGGAAGACGCATCATTGGAGAATTGAAGCGAGTGAGTGGAACAAGCAACGACCAGAATGCGCCAGACGCCCGCGATCTAGGAGCAACGCGTCTGTTGAAGCCGCGATACGAGTGGTGTTGTTGCACAGGGAGGCACGAAACGTGCGCCGAAAAGCTTCCACAACACACACGTCAACCATTTATGGGAGGCTTCGCTCATTTCGGGGAGCGATTCAACAATGTCCCGGCGGTGAGATATCCTGCCAGGAGCCGTACGGTCACAACATCTCTGCTTGACCATGTATGCCATGGACAGATGATACCTTGTTTGCTTCTTGTCTTATCCCATATGTGTAACTGCGAGGTCTCGAGAACTTTTCATGCTGGAAGTACAGCCACGTTTCTACGCCACACCACTCAAGCCACAGTGTGAGTCAGCGTCGTGGGGAAGGAACGAACGATCGCCAAGAGTTCCGTCTGCGGGCAGCGGCGACCATCCTCAAATTGTCGGCGACAACGAGAACAATACCACAACACCACCGCCAACATGAGACCAATTTTACTCTCAGGCCACGAGCGTGCACTTACGTGAGGATGCCATCAATCAAGATACCACCAGTCCCCCACTAACCATTCATGACAGACAGGTCAAGTTCTCCAAGGAAGGCGATCTCCTCTTCTCCGTCTCGAAGGACCATGTCATCTGCGCGTGGTACAGCGCAAATGGCGAGCGATTCGGCGCATACAAGGGCCATCAGGGTGCCCTCTGGACCGTCGATGTCGACCCGACCACCACGTTGCTAGCGAGCGGAGGAGCCGACAACACAATCAGACTGTGGGACGTCAAGACGGGCAAGCTGCTGAAGACCTGGGAGTTTGGCACCGCGATCAAGAGGGTGGAGTTCTCGGAGGATGGCAAGCAGCTGCTGGGAGTGACGGAGAAGCGTGCGGGACAACTCAGCACAATCATCGTCTACGACATCAACACCGAAGAGCTTGAGAACCAGCCAGAGGAGCAGAGTCTGCGCATCGTGGTGGACGACATTCCCAAGGTCACGGTCGCCGGCTTCTCGTACCTCAACAAGTTCCTCATCTCCGGTCACGAGGATGGTAGTGTTTCCCAGTTTGACGCCAAGACTGGTGAGGAGCTCAACCACACATACCCGCACGAGGAGAACTCGCCCGTCACCGATCTGCAGTGGAGCCAGGACCGAACATACTTCATCACATCCTCGAAGGACAAGACCGCCAAGCTCATCGATGCGAAGACACTCGATGTCCTCAAGACCTACGTCGCCGACACACCACTCAACAGCGCAGCCATCACACCTGAGCCAACACAATACGTAATCCTCGGTGGTGGACAGGCAGCCATGGACGTCACCACAACTTCCGCTAGGCAAGGAAAGTTCGAGGCACGATTCTACCACAAGATCTTCGAGGAGGAAATCGGCAGAGTAAGAGGTCACTTCGGTCCTCTCAACTACGTTGCAGTCGACCCGACCGGAAAGTGCTACGCAAGTGGTGGCGAGGATGGTTACGTGCGTGTGCACCATTTCGACCCACCGTACTTCGACTTCAAGTTCGAGGTCGAGCGCGAGCGGGAACGAGCTGGTCTCTAGGCGAGACGAGCATGAGCAATGACTCGAGATGAGTGGGCTGAATCCGAAATAGCATGGCGTTGTGGCGCTGGAAAGTGGCGTGGAAGCCTGAGTGTGAATCCTCGGGCATTGCACGGTAGAGCTTCAAACTTTGCAACTTCTCATCCCCATCCCGTATTTCTTACTACGTTCAACGTGCCATGCCTCAGCGGCGGGGCCTGACACTCAGCTACCGTTTTCGCCATCTGTATCCCGACAGACATATCAGACGCTGAGCTACCTACAGCGCAAAATCCGACTGTGGGCACTTCGCTGCTCCTGCCAGACGCTGCACGAATGACTACCCACTCCCTCGGCTTCTATGCGAGCACACCGCAACTACAGTCTTTTCAGGGCTGCGCACAACGTAGTTTCCAAGCACCGGTACCATCGCTGGAAATCGCGATAGCTTTGCGGCGGAACATCAATTTCTACATCCTCTTTGAAACACTGGCACCATTAATCGCTGCTCAAGATGCTTACCCTTTGCTTACCCTTAAGGTTATCTCACTGTCCTCAGATGTCGTCAAATGCTCGACACGAGTTGGGAAGATGATAAATACCCTGATTGTATTCCTACTTCTTGGCATACCACGATCACGCACCGTCATACACTCCAAGTCCTTGAAATGTTATTTCCAGACCATACCACAGCCCAGATACTACAATACGACAGCATGCCCCCCAGAAAGTTGCACGCCAATTCAACAATGTCCTGCTCCCAGCACACCCACTGCTTCACGCACTACTGGCAATCCGACCGCCGCTTCCAAACCTGGGACAACCACGAGCTGCAATCCTACCTCCACACCGCAGGCTATCACTTCGAGCACAACGCCAGCCACGCGCGCCTACAATCTCTATGCGCAAGAGCTGCCCGCGGCCTGATGTCCTACGAGGGCTTGACCGCACCGCAGCTGCAGCGCCTCTGCACGAGAAGAAAAGTTTCCGTGCCGGTGAAGTTGACAGGAAGGAAGCTCGCCTTGCGAGCGCTGCTGGTGGCGGCTGATGAGCGCCCTCGCCAGTTCACGAAGTTCACGCAACTCCCGACTGAGATTCGAGTGATGATCTACTCCCACCACACCAAGTGGCTTCAAACGCGGCTGGGCTCCTGCGACAGTCAACCCGCCCGTGTCGCTGACTGGTCCTTCGTCGCACCACCGCCACCGCCGCTCGCTCGCGTCTCGAGGCAACTCCGCGACGAGTTCTTGCCTGAATTCTACACAGCTGTAAACTTCCGCTCCATCGCCTTGCCGGCCAACCCTCCCCATGACCTTCCTCCCAGCGGGCGAGCGGTCTTGGTGGGGATGTATCGTCGACATCACCCAATTCCGCGTCTTGGCGCACTTTAAGATCAACGACATCATAAAGGACGGAGAGTGTGCTGAATCTAATTCCCCACATTTGATCACCAAGGGGCAGCCCGTGTGGAGTAAGGGAAAGCCGCGCTGCCGGGGCCTTCGGAGTGAGGAGAGCAGACAAGGGGCGTTGCGGATTGATAGGTTGTTTGGGATCTTGGAGGGGGGGGGGCGGCGGGGGGGGGTTTTGAGGAGGGGTTTGAGGGAGGTTGAGGCGTTGAAGCCGGGGTGGTTTGAGGTGGTGAGAGCGAGAGAGGGAGGCGAGGAGGGGAGGTTCGTTGGGGTTTGGGAGGAGGATGGTTCGGCCAGAGGGGGTGGGTGGAAAGCTGATGCAGGGGGCGAGGGGGGTGGAGTGGGGTCTTGGTGATGATTGATGCATTTAGGGAGCAAGAACCGTGAAGAGTAACAAGAACTCCTTGTACTGACATTTTGACGCCTCCACCAGCTCTGTATCTTCTTTCTCTCGCGGCTTATTCCTCCATCTCTCACACCTTGCGATTCAACGCCACTGCCAGCGGTTTGAGCTTGGACTCCCTGGTGGGGGACGCGATGCATCGTGACTAACATCTCGCCGTCTTCACAAGTGGACCTAGCGATGCCACTCGTTTGATCTCCAACTGTATCACGCCTTCCCTCTATCACAGACGCAACTGGAATCTAAAGAGACGATCGAGATGCACAGCCGCACCGAGCCTTACTCAATCATCGTCACACCCTGCCTCAATCTCGCAGCCAGAACGTAACGAAAATCAACTCCATCAAGTTCATCGCCGATCCACAACACAGTCCTCACCACGCAAATCATCCCTTCCTCTCAAAAGCTTTCCCTCACCGACTCCCCCATCTCATCTCTCCCCTCTCAAACTCCTGCACATCCGGCTAGACCCAAACTTCACCCCTGCAACAAGAGCCACCGCATAACGCGCATACTTGTCTGTTCGCATTCAATACCGCAGCCTCAGTCAAATGATAAGACAAGCTCCTGGGCATTATGCAGCTCATGCATCGTCTCGCACCCCGCCAACATCCACATCCGATCCACGAAACAGCCCATCGTCGCTGAGAGGTCGAGGATGTGCTCACGGAACCTCACGAGCTCGCTGAGATGTGTCGACTCGAGATTGGAACGAGGAGCTTCATGTGTGGGAGAAGGTACCTCCCACTTCCTCGCGATGGAGCCACATAGATCCTGACGACGAGAAGTTTGCTATGGCAGAGGGGAGCGATCTCTTGCTTCCGATGGTACTGAGATTGTGCTAGACTGCGAGGAAAGACCGAGAGCATCCTCCATGCTACGCGGGACACGCAAATGTATGTAGCACACACTTCCGCCTCGAAGTAGCGGGCTACCCAGTGGCGATGCAATAGTCTGCGCGTTGTAGCAAGAAGAATGTGTAATGACAGCTCTTTCCGCCTAACAAGCTCAGTCTCTCCTTGCTTGGTCGCAGAGATGATGTGAAGGAACCGTCTCGTCGCGGTCGGGAGCTGCCTTCATGGGAATCGCGATACTAATCTGGCTCCGCTATACTGGCGCCATCTGTGGCATCGTTTCCTTGACCAGCAGAGTGGCCGTGGTCTTCTATGACTGTGGGACGCTGCCATAGTCATCGCATCACATGTGACCCGAGTGCGCTGGTTTATCATATTGGCTGCCGGTGGTACAGGCTCGCCTTGGCATTCACAGGCTCCGTGGCTCTTGCATGTCTGTGCAGCGATGAAGGCGATATGAGCAGCCACATACACTTCTTGTTCGTAGAGTCGTCCGATCATGAAGTGTGAGGGGCAACGTGAAGCCATGCAAGGCTTGATCCAGCTTTTTACACCACGATGGCGAGTCGCCACCAAACTACCGAATTCCAAGGGTGCCCCAGACCGTTATATAGATTTGCGATGATGTTTGTCTAGGCGCGGGGACTATGAGGGATGTAATTTATTGCGTGTTGGTTGCGGATTGAGGGAGGATTCCCCGAGGCCTGCAAGCCTCGTAGATAAATGTTCTCGTTCTTCCAGATCTGTGTGGTTGACTTCCAGATATGAAGCACTCATTGTCCTGCTCCATGGCTTCATGGATAGTTGTATTGCATTCCAATCATGTCGGATCGAGTAGCTGTGGACAAGAGTCGTATGTAGTTTCGTCATCTTCAACGGCGGAGGGAAGACGGGTAGTCCCACCTGCTTCGGACAGGGATGGTGGCTAAACTGGTTGCATTTTGGGACATAAACAGTTCAGCACATCAGAATCACCACGCATATTACCTCTCTACCACAGAACATCGCCCGCGTACATCATGGCGTACACTAGACAGGACTACGACCGCATCATCGAAGCTGGTAATGGCCAACGTCCAACTCATTACAGTGGCAGCTAGCTAAATCTATGCAGTATGGCCGGACTACCGCGACACCGACGGACCACATGACAGATATGCTCGCCGCATCCTAGATCTCCAGCAGCAAGTCGCCGCGCGCGACATGAACATCCTCAACCAGAACCAGACCATCGCGCACCAGAACGTGGTGCTCGCCACCTGGTCCCAGACCCTCCAAGCTCAGAGAGAGCACATCGCCCCCCTCGACCAAGCATTAAGCAGCTTGAAGCAGCAAGTCGAGCAGCTGACAGTCCGCCTGAACGATAGCGAGCGGAACCACAAGAAGGCGGCGATGGATGCGAAGGCAGCGGCCGACAGTGCCAAGGGACGTCAGGAGGAGTATGACAGGCGTATCGCGAAGCTGGATGAGGAGAAGCCAGCGATCAAGGCGAAGTTGAGGAGTATGGCGGACAACATTTGAGCAGAGACGAGAGCAAAACGATAGGAGGGTGGACAGTTGGGCGGTGCTGTCGAAATACAACAGCCTACGCGTGTCTCGCCTTGATCATGTCTGCGGCCTTCTCCGCAATAGCGTAGACATATTACAAGGTCCTGTCAGCTTGTGTATCAGATTGGGTCAGTAATGTTGAGCTCACTGTATGGACCAGCCTCGCCGCGGGCAAGAGTGGAATCACGCTCGAGTCCACCACACTTAGTCCCTCAACCCCATGTACTTTCAAATCGGGCCCGACCACGCCTCCGAGCTCCAGCGGCATCATAGAACAGCCACCACTAGAGTGTGAACAGGATGGGTAGAGGAGTTTGTGCTTGTTAAGCGCTGCGACTACCTCCTGTGGATCCGTGTAGTTCGCTCCCGGGTAGATCTCCACCGGGTGGAATGCATCGACCAAGACAGGTGTGGCAAGAATTCTCCGTGTGTAGTTGACCGCGGAGCTAACGAGGAGTGTATCGATTGGATTTGACAGCGTGTTGTACTGGACGATTGGCGGAGAAGAGCGAGGGGAGGTATTGTTGAGCAGAACTGCACCACGCGAGAATGGCTTCTGGATTAGGTTGAAGAAAGACGCAGTCCAGCCGTTGAACGCGAACTCGTAAACGCCATTTGTAGGCGAGGTCAATTGACGTTGCAAGATCCGGAGCTGTGCCTCATATCCTTTGTATACACTGTCCGTGTAAGCGTCTGGAAGGTACTCGTTGTAATCGTTAGAGGAAATCGTTCGGGCCGTCTCGAGAAGCTCAGGGCCGATTTGAGGAAGGGAAAGTGAGGCGACGAGCTTTCCAAAGCAAAGTGTTAGCGGACCTGTTTTGTTGTCATCATACTGCTTTCTTGCTTCCTTGTACAGGGACGCGTTCAGGACTAGATCCTGCCACTGGAGACCGGCATATCCGGGGAGATTCCACACCCAGTTTATCGCGGGTGTGTCTTGTAGGTTCATGCCCACGCCTGGAAGATCATGAAGGACAGGAATCTGTGAGCCACGTTAGCTAGAGCCTTTCATGTGATGAACTGTGCGCGGGAACCTTTGCTTCTTCGAGCACTCGGCGTGGCCCAATACCAGAAACCTGCAGGAGGTATGGGCTGAAGACCGGTCCGGCAGCGAGAATGACCTCCTTCCGCGCTGAAATGAATTTCATTGCAGCATCTTGGTCTGTCGATTGGCGGCCACCAACCTCAACCCCGATCGCCACTCGGTTATCGAGATCGATCCGATGCATTCTCGCTTCGACAAGGACCCGCAAGTTTGCCCTGCTAGCGACCGTGTCATAATATGCAGTCTTGGCAGAGCTCCTCGTCTGGGTGCTCGGCTGTTGTGTACTGGGTACCCAGAAGACTCCGGCTCCATCATCTCCTGCTGCCAAGATGCGAAGATCTCTCTGCAAATGCTGAAGGGCATCGAGAAAGAGTTCCTGTTGAGGTACGTGCCATGGCGAGAAACTGCTATGCACTGGTCCCTCGCTGCTCCATGACGAGAGATTTGAGACTAGCCCAAGCTCTATAGCGGTTCCATCTTCAGGCAGGCTGAAGTTTGAGCTTTTCAGAAAGTATCTATTGTGCGTCCATGTCAGCAGTGCTTTCATAGCCGCGAATCATTCATTCAACGCACGGATAAAGCTCATCCCAACCCCATCCATCGTTGCCCAGCTCTCTCCATGCATCGTAGTCTGCTCGAGACCCGCGGTTGAACAACATGCCATTCACGACGCTGCCGCCCCCTAACGTTGCACCCGTGGCGATTGGAAGGACGAGGTCGTGGAGATGATCGACAGGTGCGATAGGGAAGGTGTTAAATAAGCGTTGTACAGCGGGATCATCTTGCATAGCATCCGCGGAATAGAAGTTGGACGTCTGTGGTATATTGATCGTGGCATTGTCTTCCACATGGCCGTATTCAATGACGAGCACAGTTCTTTCAGAGTCTTCCGACAGACGATTAGCGACCACGAGGCCTGCAGAACCTCCGCCAATAAtgacgaagtcgtaggtTTCGTCGACATCAGCAAGGTTACTAGTTGCCTCCGATCGCACAGCGAGGGTGTTCAGGACCGAGAGGAATAAGAGTGACCAAATGGTTGGCGCCATTGGTACTAGATGGGCACCTCTTCCTTGGCAAAAAGAGCTCTGAACACTCCAAAGCGTACGCACGTAATAACAATGTCGAAAAGTCCAGAGTTGACTGTCCTAGTGCGCGGCCAAACGAGCAAAGAACGTGATGCGTCTAATAGGTTGACTGTCTCAACCTCGGGCTTGACAACAACCTGGAAGCCTAGAGAGGTCACACCTTGAGGCTATATCCTCTCACGATCAGGATGTGTCCGTTGTTGGAGCGGCGTATGCTGCGACACCCTTGCGCGATGGTGAGGACCTGTAAATGTTATACTCAAATGACGAGTAAGCCGTCGTGAATCCTGTCAGACTCACATGGGACTAACAGCCGGACATGCATTATTGGCTCTGAACTCTGAGTCTGGCTCTTGGGGTTCCCGAGTCAGCTATGGGTTTCAATCATCCAGTCCACGCATTCGGCAGTTCTGGTCGGCACATTGGTTTCCTAGAACAGGCATTACGAGGACGGTGTATGTCCAGGGATTGTAGGAATTATCCCTTGGTTCCTTCTCCTGGTCAAAGTCTTCAAACGTCAGTTTGGCCCCTGCCAGCTGCATCCCCATCTGCCACGTCACTGACAGGTACATGGAGGTCGCACAGACATGATCTCACACCTCGAACAGGTCTAGTGAGCCGGACGATCCTGTTCATAGAAGAAGACTCTTTGGTGTACGATTCTGCAAAGGGATGGCGCCGTCGGATTGGCGTGTTTATTGCTCATTCAACTTTTGCTGAAGCACGTTCTTGTGATACCAAGCATTCCGTACCAGCAGCTCTCGATGAGTGCCCTGGTCAATGCATCGACCTTGGTCGATGATGAATATGATATCAGCGTGCTGCACAGTGTGTAGTCGATGTGCTGCCACCACCACTGTGACCTTGCGCTGTTTGTTGATGGTATGCAGCAGCTGAGTCTGCCATTGAGCTTCAGCCTCGCTGTCAAGACCTTTCGTTGGCTCGTCGAGCAGAAGGATCTTGGCGTCTCGTACTAGTGCTCGTGCGATGCACAGCTTCTGTCTCTCACCCCCAGAGAAGCGTTTCCCTCCTGTTCCACAATATGTTTGGTAGCCTGAAGGTGGTGCTTGAATGACGTCGTGGATGCCTGCGCTTCGAGCAGCGCGTTCGAGTTGGCTGAGTTGGCTTGATTCCGCTGTTGGATCGGATCCTATGCTGATGTTGAAGGCAACAGGGGCATCAAAGACCGCATTGACCTGTGGCACCAGAGACATGGCTCGTCGGGTACTGTGCCATTCACCATCTTCGGCATCGACATCTATGCCATCGACGACAATGCGACCTTGCGAAGGTGAATACAGTCCTTTGACCAGGCTGAGGATTGTGGATTTTCCGGAACCGCACTTGCCAACGAGGGCACAGAACGACCCTCCTGGAATGCGAATGGTCAAATCGCGGATAACGTCGCTCATTGGTCGACTTGGATAGGAGAATCGCACAGATCGTATGTCGATAGCAACTGCGGCTTTCTTTCGCGACAGGTCGTCAGGTGTAGAAATGGCCTCTGAAGCCAAGAATGTCTTGCTCGCTGGGTCCGCTTGATGTAGCTGTTCATTCGGTGTCCAGTGCTTTTGTTG
This genomic window from Fulvia fulva chromosome 4, complete sequence contains:
- a CDS encoding Eukaryotic translation initiation factor 3 subunit I — its product is MRPILLSGHERALTQVKFSKEGDLLFSVSKDHVICAWYSANGERFGAYKGHQGALWTVDVDPTTTLLASGGADNTIRLWDVKTGKLLKTWEFGTAIKRVEFSEDGKQLLGVTEKRAGQLSTIIVYDINTEELENQPEEQSLRIVVDDIPKVTVAGFSYLNKFLISGHEDGSVSQFDAKTGEELNHTYPHEENSPVTDLQWSQDRTYFITSSKDKTAKLIDAKTLDVLKTYVADTPLNSAAITPEPTQYVILGGGQAAMDVTTTSARQGKFEARFYHKIFEEEIGRVRGHFGPLNYVAVDPTGKCYASGGEDGYVRVHHFDPPYFDFKFEVERERERAGL
- a CDS encoding Dehydrogenase xptC; the encoded protein is MAPTIWSLLFLSVLNTLAVRSEATSNLADVDETYDFVIIGGGSAGLVVANRLSEDSERTVLVIEYGHVEDNATINIPQTSNFYSADAMQDDPAVQRLFNTFPIAPVDHLHDLVLPIATGATLGGGSVVNGMLFNRGSRADYDAWRELGNDGWGWDELYPYFLKSSNFSLPEDGTAIELGLVSNLSSWSSEGPVHSSFSPWHVPQQELFLDALQHLQRDLRILAAGDDGAGVFWVPSTQQPSTQTRSSAKTAYYDTVASRANLRVLVEARMHRIDLDNRVAIGVEVGGRQSTDQDAAMKFISARKEVILAAGPVFSPYLLQVSGIGPRRVLEEAKIPVLHDLPGVGMNLQDTPAINWVWNLPGYAGLQWQDLVLNASLYKEARKQYDDNKTGPLTLCFGKLVASLSLPQIGPELLETARTISSNDYNEYLPDAYTDSVYKGYEAQLRILQRQLTSPTNGVYEFAFNGWTASFFNLIQKPFSRGAVLLNNTSPRSSPPIVQYNTLSNPIDTLLVSSAVNYTRRILATPVLVDAFHPVEIYPGANYTDPQEVVAALNKHKLLYPSCSHSSGGCSMMPLELGGVVGPDLKVHGVEGLSVVDSSVIPLLPAARLVHTVSSTLLTQSDTQADRTL